In one Erythrobacteraceae bacterium WH01K genomic region, the following are encoded:
- a CDS encoding DUF3667 domain-containing protein — protein sequence MSGDEFDAIGSIAAGGLVAGSLEPDHGGPGGKKPPEQHATVTSRLGAITCANCDTLLHGKYCSNCGQKAGLHRTLTAFWHDFLHGALHFDGKIWRTLPLLVLKPGELTRRYVEGERARFVSPMALFLFAVFLMFAVFQAIGLTAPTQIRTQDGMRADLEQVAEQRTQRRDALAERLSDTDLTEQERARLEEQLLDASEEVDAIDRATDLIVDGSETSSITANLTGIESIDSGIFKKWRENPSLMVYKLQANSYKFSWLLIPLSVPFVWLLFFWKRRFKAYDHAIFVTYSLSSMTLLFIALSVIGAAGFAPGWLVMAGLLIPLVHMYRQLRGTYALGRFSAAWRLAALMVFITIVTGLFLQLLLILGAF from the coding sequence GTGAGCGGGGACGAATTCGACGCAATCGGGTCCATCGCGGCCGGCGGCCTCGTCGCCGGATCGCTGGAGCCCGATCATGGCGGGCCGGGCGGCAAAAAGCCGCCGGAGCAGCACGCCACGGTGACCTCCCGGCTCGGCGCCATAACCTGCGCGAATTGCGACACGCTTCTGCACGGCAAGTATTGCAGCAATTGCGGACAGAAGGCGGGCCTGCACCGCACGCTGACCGCGTTCTGGCACGATTTCCTGCACGGGGCGCTCCATTTCGACGGCAAGATCTGGCGCACCCTGCCGCTGCTCGTGCTGAAGCCGGGCGAACTGACGCGCCGCTATGTCGAGGGAGAGCGGGCGCGTTTCGTCTCGCCCATGGCGCTGTTCCTATTCGCCGTGTTCCTGATGTTTGCCGTGTTCCAGGCGATCGGGCTGACCGCTCCGACGCAGATCAGGACACAGGACGGAATGCGCGCCGACCTGGAACAGGTGGCCGAGCAGCGAACGCAGAGACGCGACGCGCTGGCCGAGCGCCTGTCCGACACGGACCTGACGGAGCAGGAGCGCGCTAGGCTGGAAGAGCAGCTGCTGGACGCATCGGAAGAAGTCGACGCGATCGACCGCGCGACCGACCTCATCGTCGATGGCAGCGAGACGTCGTCGATCACCGCCAACCTGACCGGCATCGAGTCGATAGATAGCGGCATCTTCAAGAAGTGGCGCGAGAACCCGTCGCTGATGGTCTACAAATTGCAGGCCAACAGTTACAAGTTCAGCTGGCTCCTGATCCCCCTTTCCGTGCCGTTCGTGTGGCTGCTGTTTTTCTGGAAACGGCGGTTCAAGGCTTACGATCACGCCATCTTCGTGACCTATTCGCTGTCCTCCATGACCCTGCTGTTCATTGCGCTGTCGGTCATCGGTGCGGCCGGCTTCGCGCCGGGATGGCTGGTGATGGCGGGGCTGCTGATCCCGCTGGTGCACATGTACAGGCAGCTACGCGGCACTTACGCTCTGGGCAGGTTCAGCGCGGCATGGCGGCTGGCGGCCCTCATGGTGTTCATCACCATCGTGACAGGGCTGTTCCTGCAGCTCCTGCTTATCCTCGGCGCATTCTAG
- a CDS encoding efflux transporter outer membrane subunit gives MAACAAGPVGEIATPPPSIPDRFAFAPDTGTQADVAALLPSADPAFGQLAAMALAGAPTLGEAAARIEAARASARRAGANRLPRLDADAAMTATRTNPAQFGGDLPGGIAFDTERVSYGANLLASWDPDLFGRLAARERAAAARLGAASAEAQGVRLALLSEIAGAVIDWRTLAARQAELESDLASAERLVSLAGSRERAGIAPGFDRVRAESAAEASRSRIAALASERARIAGRLVTLTAEPAQSVLDRLAVPAPAASEPPAPATLPASLLANRPDVLAAAARLEASDAELYAASAARFPQFTLSAALGLLAFDLGDLFSEDAIVGSASAGLLAPVLDFGRIEADIDAAEADKKLVFQSYRRAVFTALGDAETAYGLVAAADRELAAATREAANAQRAASLAETRFNAGLSNFLEVLEARRAADASGERTAAARGRALRARVLLWQALGGDGYRPETP, from the coding sequence CTGGCCGCCTGCGCCGCAGGTCCGGTGGGTGAGATCGCCACGCCTCCTCCGTCCATCCCGGACCGTTTCGCATTCGCGCCGGACACCGGGACGCAGGCGGATGTCGCAGCCCTGCTTCCTTCCGCCGATCCGGCATTCGGGCAGCTAGCCGCCATGGCCCTGGCCGGCGCGCCGACACTCGGCGAAGCGGCTGCACGCATCGAGGCCGCACGCGCATCTGCACGCCGCGCAGGGGCAAACCGCTTGCCCCGCCTCGACGCGGATGCCGCGATGACCGCGACGCGTACCAATCCCGCCCAATTCGGCGGCGACCTGCCAGGCGGGATCGCCTTCGACACGGAACGCGTCAGCTACGGCGCGAACCTTCTTGCCAGCTGGGACCCCGACCTGTTCGGACGGCTGGCCGCGCGCGAGCGGGCGGCGGCGGCCCGTCTCGGGGCTGCGAGCGCCGAGGCGCAGGGCGTTCGCCTGGCCTTGCTGTCGGAAATCGCAGGTGCTGTCATCGACTGGCGCACGCTTGCCGCGAGGCAGGCCGAACTCGAAAGCGACCTCGCTTCGGCAGAGCGCCTCGTCTCGCTTGCCGGATCGCGGGAACGGGCAGGCATCGCCCCCGGCTTCGACCGGGTCCGCGCCGAGAGCGCTGCCGAGGCAAGCCGCAGCCGCATCGCCGCTTTGGCAAGCGAGCGGGCGCGGATTGCCGGGCGGCTGGTCACTCTGACCGCCGAACCCGCGCAGTCGGTACTGGACCGCCTTGCCGTGCCTGCCCCCGCAGCCAGCGAGCCGCCTGCGCCGGCCACGCTGCCCGCCTCGCTTCTGGCAAACCGGCCCGACGTGCTGGCCGCCGCCGCCCGGCTGGAAGCCAGCGACGCGGAGCTTTATGCCGCCTCCGCTGCACGGTTCCCGCAATTCACCCTGTCCGCCGCGCTGGGCCTGCTGGCCTTCGACCTGGGCGACCTGTTCAGCGAGGACGCCATTGTCGGCAGCGCGAGTGCCGGGCTCCTCGCGCCGGTGCTCGATTTCGGGCGGATAGAGGCCGACATCGACGCCGCAGAGGCGGACAAGAAACTGGTCTTCCAATCCTATCGCCGGGCCGTGTTCACCGCGCTGGGCGATGCGGAAACCGCCTATGGGCTGGTCGCGGCCGCCGACCGCGAACTGGCCGCCGCTACGCGCGAGGCGGCCAACGCCCAGCGTGCAGCAAGCCTGGCGGAAACGCGCTTCAATGCGGGTCTGTCGAACTTCCTCGAAGTGCTGGAAGCCCGCCGGGCCGCAGATGCGAGCGGCGAACGCACGGCGGCGGCACGGGGCCGGGCCCTCAGGGCGCGCGTATTGCTGTGGCAGGCGCTTGGCGGCGACGGTTATCGCCCGGAGACGCCCTAG
- a CDS encoding TetR/AcrR family transcriptional regulator: MSIDPAEKPLRPSSEAKRDAILAAASESFFSDGFAASSIEAIAEAASVSKVTVYNHFGDKKGLFTAAVERECEKMRGHFSIEAMPGSSLRARLTAIGEAMVAFLSRPEMVRFERRIAAETEHEPTIGRAFLAAGPHRMKQAFADLLSAMDAAGEVRVPDPALAAEQFASLCKGMGDLDRRFGLPADPARDCQRIAGAVDLFCKGYATGDCDD, encoded by the coding sequence TTGTCAATCGATCCGGCAGAAAAACCCCTGCGACCCTCCAGCGAGGCCAAGCGCGACGCCATTCTGGCGGCGGCATCGGAGTCCTTCTTCTCCGACGGTTTCGCCGCGTCGTCGATCGAGGCGATTGCAGAGGCGGCCAGTGTCTCGAAAGTGACGGTGTACAACCATTTTGGCGACAAGAAGGGCCTGTTCACCGCCGCGGTCGAGCGGGAATGCGAGAAAATGCGCGGGCATTTCAGTATCGAGGCCATGCCCGGCTCGTCCCTGCGCGCGCGCCTGACAGCAATCGGGGAGGCGATGGTGGCGTTCCTCTCACGCCCCGAAATGGTCCGGTTCGAGCGGCGGATCGCGGCGGAGACGGAGCATGAGCCGACCATCGGCCGGGCGTTCCTGGCCGCCGGACCCCACCGGATGAAACAGGCTTTCGCAGACCTGTTGTCGGCAATGGATGCCGCAGGCGAAGTCCGGGTGCCGGATCCGGCGCTGGCGGCAGAGCAGTTTGCTTCGCTCTGCAAGGGGATGGGCGACCTCGACCGGCGGTTCGGTCTTCCTGCGGACCCTGCGCGCGACTGCCAGCGCATAGCGGGCGCGGTGGACCTGTTCTGCAAGGGTTATGCGACCGGCGATTGCGACGATTAG
- a CDS encoding FtsX-like permease family protein — MLWIAIRMLTGDKQKFYGLVFGIAFSTLLITQQLTIFVNLIERGASGAYNVGEAEVWVMDPVSRTTDITYALPATALDAVRGVPGVDWAVPHLRSSASVRTRDGDLEGVAIIGVDDATLIGLPKRMAEGSIDVLSQPDSVIIDDVGAVNMFGEGRDPIGERLELNDQRAVVRAIADATPSFTSQVTLYTKYSQALNYVPGTRNRMSFVLAGVADGLTAEEVADRIESQTGLKAETRDEFAQAGVDFIIENTGIPTNFGITVVLGFVVGVAIVGLTFSLFIRDNIKQFGALKAIGVTNGRILRMVTVQAALVGLIGYGLGVLGTVAFLWGFSGSPFFKGFYIPWQIPLVSLVAVILILAITGVLALRSVFRTEPASVFR; from the coding sequence ATGCTCTGGATCGCCATCCGCATGCTCACCGGCGACAAGCAGAAATTCTACGGCCTCGTCTTCGGGATCGCGTTCTCGACCCTGCTTATCACGCAGCAGCTGACGATCTTCGTGAACCTGATCGAACGCGGGGCGAGCGGCGCGTACAATGTCGGCGAGGCTGAGGTCTGGGTAATGGACCCCGTCAGCCGGACGACCGATATCACCTATGCTTTGCCGGCCACCGCGCTCGACGCCGTGCGCGGGGTGCCGGGCGTCGACTGGGCCGTGCCGCATCTGCGCTCCTCCGCATCGGTCCGCACGCGGGACGGCGATCTGGAAGGGGTGGCGATCATCGGGGTCGACGATGCCACCCTGATCGGCCTGCCGAAACGCATGGCGGAAGGCAGCATCGACGTCCTGTCCCAGCCCGACAGCGTGATCATCGACGATGTCGGCGCGGTCAACATGTTCGGCGAAGGAAGAGACCCGATCGGGGAGCGGCTGGAGCTCAACGACCAGCGCGCCGTGGTACGCGCCATCGCCGATGCCACGCCCAGCTTCACCAGCCAGGTCACGCTCTACACCAAATACAGCCAGGCGCTGAATTACGTACCGGGCACGCGCAACCGGATGAGCTTCGTGCTGGCCGGGGTGGCCGACGGGCTTACGGCGGAGGAGGTCGCCGACCGGATCGAGAGCCAGACGGGCCTCAAGGCCGAGACGCGCGACGAATTCGCGCAGGCCGGGGTGGATTTCATCATCGAGAATACGGGCATCCCGACCAATTTCGGCATCACCGTGGTGCTGGGTTTCGTGGTCGGGGTGGCAATCGTCGGGCTGACCTTCAGCCTGTTCATCCGCGACAATATCAAGCAATTCGGCGCGCTGAAGGCGATCGGCGTCACCAATGGCCGCATATTGCGGATGGTGACAGTGCAGGCGGCGCTGGTCGGGCTGATCGGATACGGCCTTGGCGTGCTGGGGACGGTGGCGTTCCTGTGGGGCTTCAGCGGCAGTCCCTTCTTCAAGGGGTTCTACATCCCGTGGCAGATCCCGCTCGTCAGCCTCGTCGCGGTCATCCTGATCCTCGCCATAACGGGGGTCCTGGCCCTACGCAGCGTGTTCCGCACCGAACCGGCATCGGTGTTCCGCTGA
- a CDS encoding DUF3667 domain-containing protein: protein MPEPTNPDAETCRNCETSLSGAFCHACGQERRIGMGFPSLLKRFAGSVATPGGRFFETLTGLVASPGTLTRAYNAGARARFLSPFAMLLFAMIVLHGVQWMTGGSDGAISHERSVDRALARAQASLDAYAEGEAEEGPDTPGLLQDDSSAARAKLSAEERRERALSTKFFADQAVKAWNPAPSSQDSVAGWRGTIARAASALPALFPLIGWLLIPALLPVTRLLLPGSSKAGSLERAHFLVFTLAFGALVMAAGTALVGAGIPVSLAIAAAGILMLAHTSVHVRGAFDLSWPGSAARSAALIGAGIAVLGVIGTGLSFSGILG from the coding sequence ATGCCGGAACCGACCAACCCGGACGCAGAGACCTGCCGCAATTGCGAAACGTCGCTTTCCGGCGCCTTCTGCCATGCCTGCGGGCAGGAACGGCGGATAGGCATGGGCTTCCCGTCTCTGTTGAAGCGCTTTGCGGGGTCTGTAGCGACGCCCGGCGGCCGGTTCTTCGAGACGCTGACCGGCCTCGTCGCCTCGCCCGGAACACTGACGAGGGCGTATAATGCGGGTGCCCGCGCGCGGTTCCTCTCGCCGTTCGCCATGTTGCTGTTCGCCATGATCGTGCTGCACGGAGTCCAGTGGATGACCGGCGGGAGCGACGGCGCGATCAGTCACGAACGCTCCGTAGACCGGGCACTGGCCCGCGCGCAGGCATCACTCGATGCCTATGCCGAGGGAGAGGCCGAAGAGGGGCCGGATACGCCCGGCCTGTTGCAGGACGACAGCAGCGCCGCGCGCGCGAAGCTGTCGGCGGAGGAACGGCGCGAGAGGGCCCTCAGCACCAAGTTCTTCGCCGATCAGGCGGTAAAGGCGTGGAACCCGGCCCCTTCGTCGCAGGATAGCGTGGCAGGATGGCGCGGCACGATTGCACGCGCCGCGTCCGCCTTGCCTGCGCTATTCCCGCTGATCGGCTGGCTGCTGATCCCGGCCCTGCTGCCTGTGACGCGCTTGCTGCTGCCGGGAAGCAGCAAGGCGGGTTCACTGGAACGCGCGCATTTCCTCGTCTTTACGCTCGCATTCGGTGCGCTCGTCATGGCTGCGGGAACGGCGCTGGTAGGGGCGGGAATACCCGTTTCTTTAGCGATTGCGGCGGCCGGTATCCTGATGCTCGCCCATACATCGGTTCATGTGCGGGGCGCGTTCGACCTTTCCTGGCCGGGGTCTGCTGCGCGCAGCGCCGCGCTGATCGGCGCCGGGATCGCTGTGCTGGGCGTGATCGGGACCGGGCTTAGCTTTTCCGGGATTCTGGGTTAG
- a CDS encoding sterol desaturase family protein: MEIFGISAPIMGFGVIAAAFALFAALELARPFRQFPLGRLPRWRTNLGLYAIDTLAVRLVLPLAMVGAAVWARDAGWGLFNVTQLPPWAEFIAAIVLLDLALYIQHRATHEIPLLWRLHKVHHTDTGFDITTGARFHPAEIVLSMAYKMAIVVALGAAPLAVFVFEIGFAVATIFTHGNFRLPSGLEAAWRRLFVTPDMHRIHHSAKMDETNSNYGTVLSGWDRLLGTYVGAAKKGQNGLIFGLEGYQDERPGRLGWSLRLPFARRHPGEE; encoded by the coding sequence ATGGAAATCTTCGGGATCAGCGCCCCGATCATGGGCTTCGGCGTTATCGCCGCTGCCTTCGCGCTGTTTGCGGCGCTGGAGCTGGCGCGCCCTTTCCGCCAATTCCCGCTTGGCCGCCTGCCGCGGTGGAGGACCAATCTGGGCCTCTACGCCATCGATACGCTGGCCGTTCGGCTGGTGCTGCCGCTCGCCATGGTCGGCGCAGCGGTGTGGGCGCGTGATGCGGGCTGGGGCCTGTTCAACGTCACGCAACTGCCGCCATGGGCAGAATTCATCGCGGCTATCGTGCTGCTCGACCTCGCGCTTTACATCCAGCACCGGGCCACCCACGAGATCCCCCTTCTTTGGAGGCTGCACAAGGTCCATCATACCGACACCGGCTTCGACATTACCACGGGTGCGCGCTTCCACCCGGCCGAGATCGTGCTGTCCATGGCGTACAAGATGGCGATCGTCGTCGCGCTGGGGGCAGCGCCGCTCGCCGTGTTCGTCTTCGAGATCGGCTTTGCCGTGGCCACGATCTTCACCCATGGCAATTTCCGCCTGCCATCGGGGCTCGAGGCTGCGTGGCGCAGGCTGTTCGTCACCCCCGACATGCACCGCATCCACCACTCAGCCAAAATGGATGAAACGAACAGCAATTACGGCACCGTCCTGTCGGGCTGGGACCGGTTGCTCGGCACCTATGTGGGCGCGGCGAAAAAAGGCCAGAACGGCCTGATCTTCGGTCTGGAAGGCTATCAGGACGAGCGGCCCGGCCGTCTCGGCTGGAGCCTTCGCCTGCCATTTGCGCGCCGGCACCCGGGCGAGGAATAG
- a CDS encoding ABC transporter ATP-binding protein produces MTETSQSSAIRTSGVTRDFKSGQQTITVLHGIDTEIRSGEMTFLVGESGSGKTTLISIMCGILYPTQGEVEVFGTDIYALDDTDLVNFRLENIGFIFQQYNLIPSIDAASNAAVPLIAQGLDRLEAREKARTILEKLNIGDQADKLPSQLSGGQQQRVAIARALVHEPRLVVCDEPTAALDASSGRRVMDLLRDVAVAEDRACIIVTHDNRIFDLADRILVLEDGCITHDGTEMPDGH; encoded by the coding sequence ATGACCGAGACATCCCAATCTTCCGCCATCCGCACCAGCGGTGTGACGCGCGACTTCAAGTCCGGCCAGCAGACCATCACCGTGCTGCACGGTATCGATACCGAGATCCGGTCGGGCGAGATGACTTTCCTCGTCGGGGAGAGCGGGTCGGGCAAGACCACCCTGATTTCGATCATGTGCGGCATTCTCTACCCGACGCAAGGCGAGGTGGAGGTGTTCGGCACGGACATCTACGCGCTGGACGATACCGACCTGGTGAATTTCCGCCTGGAGAATATCGGCTTCATCTTCCAGCAGTACAATCTCATCCCGTCCATCGATGCTGCCAGCAACGCCGCCGTCCCGCTGATCGCGCAGGGATTGGACCGGCTGGAAGCGCGGGAAAAGGCGCGCACGATTCTCGAAAAGCTCAATATCGGCGACCAGGCGGACAAGCTGCCGAGCCAGCTATCGGGCGGGCAGCAGCAGCGCGTCGCCATCGCCCGGGCTTTGGTCCACGAGCCGCGGCTGGTGGTGTGCGACGAACCGACCGCAGCGCTCGACGCCAGTTCCGGCAGGCGGGTGATGGACCTGCTGCGGGACGTCGCCGTGGCAGAGGACCGCGCCTGCATCATCGTGACCCACGACAACCGCATATTCGACCTCGCCGACCGTATCCTCGTGCTCGAGGATGGCTGCATTACCCATGACGGCACCGAAATGCCGGACGGCCACTAG
- a CDS encoding efflux RND transporter periplasmic adaptor subunit, with translation MAFNLDNFSFSRMGLPLIAVIGLVVAAIYIAGGLPDRELGEPEREPPSADGELADAPRVAGAGIVEPSSELIEVGTALAGLVTDLRVQPGQFVDKGQPLFTVDTRALRARAEETQAAIGVASAAMGEARAAIAEARAAEDTAGRQLALYRNVDDPAAVSRAEVIRAEGEASAARERRQLAQARLAAAQARLQSAQAQAASTRTELGRAVVRAPIAGEILAVNIRPGEFLSNQGGGNAEPFITMGETRPLHIRIDIDEEQASRVAMGEPATVSPRGAARNQVKASFVRAEPQVVPKRQLTNTAAERVDVRVLQVIYALPADARGDFRVGQQVDAFIPARSTGAPSRQDGRDTQADGAS, from the coding sequence ATGGCATTCAATCTCGACAATTTCAGCTTCTCCCGCATGGGACTGCCCCTGATCGCGGTCATCGGGCTGGTCGTGGCGGCCATCTACATCGCAGGCGGCCTGCCGGACCGCGAACTGGGCGAACCGGAACGCGAACCGCCCAGCGCGGATGGCGAGCTGGCAGACGCGCCGCGCGTCGCAGGGGCCGGTATCGTCGAACCTTCGAGCGAGCTCATCGAAGTGGGCACCGCGCTTGCCGGGCTGGTCACCGACCTGCGGGTCCAGCCCGGCCAATTCGTCGACAAGGGGCAGCCGCTGTTCACGGTCGATACCCGCGCGCTGCGCGCCAGGGCAGAGGAAACGCAGGCGGCCATCGGCGTAGCCAGCGCCGCCATGGGCGAGGCGCGGGCGGCGATCGCAGAAGCGCGTGCAGCAGAGGACACGGCCGGACGCCAGCTTGCGCTCTACCGCAATGTCGACGATCCGGCCGCCGTCAGCCGGGCCGAAGTCATCCGCGCAGAGGGAGAGGCAAGTGCGGCCCGCGAGCGGCGACAGCTTGCCCAGGCTCGCCTCGCTGCCGCGCAGGCCCGTCTCCAGAGCGCGCAGGCCCAAGCCGCCAGCACGAGGACCGAACTGGGGCGCGCCGTGGTCCGTGCGCCGATTGCCGGGGAAATACTGGCGGTGAATATCCGACCGGGCGAATTCCTCTCCAACCAGGGCGGCGGCAATGCAGAACCGTTCATCACGATGGGCGAGACGCGCCCGCTGCATATCCGCATCGACATCGACGAAGAGCAGGCCTCCCGCGTCGCCATGGGCGAACCGGCGACCGTGTCGCCGCGCGGCGCGGCGCGAAACCAGGTGAAGGCCAGCTTCGTGCGAGCCGAACCGCAGGTGGTTCCCAAACGCCAGCTGACGAATACCGCGGCAGAGCGGGTCGATGTGCGCGTACTGCAGGTGATCTACGCCCTCCCCGCCGATGCGCGCGGCGATTTCCGCGTGGGGCAGCAGGTCGATGCCTTCATTCCTGCGCGCAGCACGGGCGCGCCTTCGCGGCAGGACGGGCGTGATACCCAGGCGGACGGTGCTTCGTGA
- the ftsH gene encoding ATP-dependent zinc metalloprotease FtsH, whose amino-acid sequence MSDNNQPEEPGQGGPNPWVKSLMMWGGIFLALLLVVSMFGNTGQNTGTQIGYSDFRERVVAGTVEEVQISEDRITGTLKNDQAFSTVPVANDAELTRLLDENGVKYSGTAPEEPNLLLYILIQSLPFILILGIAFFALRQVQKGGGAGGAMGFGKSKAKMLTEKQGKVTFADVAGIDEAREELEEIVEFLKDPSRFSKLGGQIPKGALLVGSPGTGKTLLARAIAGEAGVPFFTISGSDFVEMFVGVGASRVRDMFEQAKKNAPCIVFIDEIDAVGRSRGGGLGNSNDEREQTLNQLLVEMDGFEANEGIIIIAATNRPDVLDPALLRPGRFDRQVVVPIPDIDGREKILAVHMKKVPLAPDVNSRTIARGTPGFSGADLANLVNEAALLAARRNKRLVAMQEFEDAKDKVMMGSERRSMVMTDDEKKMTAYHEAGHALVSLNEPASDPIHKATIIPRGRALGMVMRLPERDNYSYHRDKMHADLAVAMGGRVAEEIIFGHDKVSSGASSDIQYATNLARNMVTKWGMSEKLGPLQYEDQQEGYLGMSASQRTMGSDETNKLIDAEIKELVEGALKRATTILTDQEDKLHLLAQAMLEYETLTGDEIDQLLENGKLDRPDEPKGPAKVRPVTGSAIPKAGKRFGNGGNEGGPAPQGA is encoded by the coding sequence ATGAGCGACAATAATCAGCCCGAAGAGCCCGGCCAGGGCGGTCCGAATCCCTGGGTGAAGAGCCTGATGATGTGGGGCGGGATATTCCTCGCGCTGCTGCTGGTCGTGTCGATGTTCGGCAATACGGGCCAGAATACCGGCACGCAGATCGGCTATTCCGACTTCCGCGAGCGCGTGGTCGCGGGCACCGTCGAAGAGGTACAGATCAGCGAAGACCGGATCACCGGCACGCTGAAGAACGACCAGGCCTTCTCCACCGTCCCCGTCGCCAATGATGCGGAACTGACGCGGCTGTTGGACGAAAACGGCGTGAAGTACTCCGGCACCGCACCGGAGGAGCCGAACCTGCTGCTCTACATCCTGATCCAGTCGCTGCCTTTCATCCTGATCCTGGGGATCGCCTTCTTCGCGCTGCGACAGGTGCAGAAGGGTGGAGGCGCCGGCGGCGCGATGGGCTTCGGCAAGTCGAAGGCCAAGATGCTGACGGAGAAACAGGGCAAGGTGACCTTTGCCGATGTCGCCGGCATCGACGAGGCACGCGAGGAGCTGGAGGAAATCGTCGAGTTCCTGAAGGACCCCTCGCGATTCTCGAAGCTGGGCGGCCAGATTCCCAAGGGCGCTTTGCTGGTCGGCTCGCCCGGTACGGGCAAGACGCTGCTGGCCCGCGCCATTGCTGGCGAGGCCGGCGTGCCGTTCTTCACCATTTCCGGTTCCGACTTCGTGGAAATGTTCGTCGGTGTCGGTGCCAGCCGCGTGCGCGACATGTTCGAACAGGCGAAGAAGAACGCGCCCTGCATCGTCTTCATCGACGAGATCGATGCGGTCGGCCGTTCGCGTGGCGGCGGCCTCGGGAATTCGAACGACGAACGCGAGCAGACGCTGAACCAGCTGCTGGTCGAGATGGACGGGTTCGAGGCGAACGAAGGTATCATCATCATCGCGGCGACCAACCGTCCCGACGTACTGGACCCTGCATTGCTGCGGCCGGGCCGCTTCGATCGCCAGGTCGTGGTGCCGATCCCCGACATCGACGGGCGCGAGAAGATCCTCGCCGTTCACATGAAGAAGGTGCCGCTGGCGCCTGATGTGAACAGCCGCACGATCGCGCGCGGCACGCCGGGCTTCTCCGGTGCCGATCTCGCCAATCTCGTCAACGAGGCAGCCCTGCTGGCAGCGCGCCGTAACAAGCGCCTGGTCGCGATGCAGGAATTCGAGGATGCGAAGGACAAGGTCATGATGGGCAGCGAGCGCCGCTCCATGGTCATGACCGACGACGAGAAGAAGATGACGGCCTATCACGAGGCGGGCCACGCGCTCGTCTCGCTGAACGAGCCGGCATCGGACCCCATCCACAAGGCGACGATCATTCCGCGCGGCCGTGCGCTGGGCATGGTGATGCGCCTGCCGGAACGCGACAATTACTCTTACCACCGCGACAAGATGCACGCCGACCTCGCCGTGGCGATGGGTGGCCGTGTGGCTGAGGAAATCATCTTCGGCCACGACAAGGTATCGAGCGGTGCGTCGTCCGACATCCAGTACGCGACCAACCTTGCCCGCAACATGGTGACCAAGTGGGGCATGTCCGAAAAGCTGGGGCCGCTGCAGTACGAGGACCAGCAGGAAGGCTATCTCGGCATGAGCGCGAGCCAGCGGACCATGGGCTCGGACGAGACCAACAAGCTGATCGACGCCGAGATCAAGGAACTGGTCGAAGGCGCGCTGAAGCGGGCGACGACAATCCTTACCGACCAGGAAGACAAGCTGCACCTGCTTGCCCAGGCCATGCTGGAATACGAAACGCTGACCGGCGATGAAATCGACCAGCTTCTGGAAAACGGCAAGCTCGACCGGCCCGACGAACCGAAGGGCCCGGCCAAGGTGCGGCCGGTCACCGGCAGCGCGATCCCCAAGGCCGGCAAGCGGTTCGGCAATGGCGGAAATGAAGGCGGTCCTGCCCCGCAGGGCGCGTGA
- a CDS encoding DUF3072 domain-containing protein gives MTAPQPSEHPKADPVSNAEKKPENWTTGDEAMTGAQASYLKTLSEEAGQPDAYDTELTKAEASRRIDALQGETGRGG, from the coding sequence ATGACTGCACCGCAACCAAGCGAACATCCGAAGGCCGACCCGGTATCGAACGCCGAAAAGAAGCCGGAAAACTGGACCACCGGCGACGAGGCGATGACCGGCGCGCAGGCCAGCTACCTGAAGACACTGTCGGAAGAAGCGGGCCAGCCGGATGCCTACGACACCGAACTGACCAAGGCAGAGGCATCGCGCCGTATCGATGCGCTGCAAGGCGAAACGGGGCGGGGCGGGTAA